Part of the Zingiber officinale cultivar Zhangliang chromosome 6A, Zo_v1.1, whole genome shotgun sequence genome, ACACAAAGTAGTGTCAATATATTGCATTGGGAGcctatattcatatacatatatGCATTTTACTTTTTTAGATACTTGCATTAAAAGCTAAATAAATAAGACCATAAATGAGTTCTAAATTAGATTGTTAATGTATTTATTCATGAATTTTTTTACAGGTTTTATTTATGAATGTTAACAAGTTGAGCTCAGAAGTGTCCAAGTTTGTTCATGGATCTTATCAAGTTTAAGAAATTGGTTAAGTTTGTTTACCATAAACTTGTCTTACCGAATGAATATAAACAATATCTTAATGAGCTGAATTCCAACTAATGGAATAACCACATCTTTGGCTAAATGCTGACACAGTTTTCAATTGGATGGTTGCTACATTGCTAAGCTTGAAAGCACCCTAGTATTGCTTCCTTCCTCATTTAACTGTTGTTCTGCCTCTTTAGCATTTCTTTACCTTTAATTTAAACAATATATGTAACATAAGCAATATACATATGAAAGCCAATATAATATAGAAAAGAGATATTGGTGGAAAACTCCCTCTCtgaccttttttttaaaaaatatttttaatagatGATAAATCATGCATTATGTTCTACATGTGTGGTGTGGCCTGTGCCACAACACTGTGTAGTAATTTCGTGATCCATGTGCTGATGATTGCTCACATTCATGTTCTTATGGATAATTAGTGTCCAATTGTGCAACAAAATTTGAGctatactttttaaattttatcctTCTAAAGCTGTGTTTCTTCTTGTGAAGCCCATATACCTATCATGGAAAAGGACACACTGATGGACATGGGTGGAAAATTATCTGGGAGTGTGAGTATAAAAGGGAAGTACCTTGGTGTTGACCCTCTTTCCAAAGGTGCTGATGTTTATGTAGATAATACTAGCTTTGACGAAGAAAAATGTCAACCCATAAGAGAGAACTTCTCAAACTGTCAACGCTATGATACTAGTTATTGTTTTCTGCCAAACAATGTATGCTTCAGgtattttttgtttctttcttttaatTTGCCATTTTGTATTTTTTCTGAATTGTCATTTTTGTTTTTGAACAGTATCCAGTTCCTCGAGCAAGCTATATGACTGAGCTTGATGCCTCTGTCTTGAATGATAGATTGGTGTCTGTGCCCTCTAAAAGTGAGAATTGCACTTCTAAGTTCATGCACaggaataaatatgaaaaatgttTATTTAGATGTGACGATGAGAGGTATGATACACATTCTTAGAATCATGAATTCCTCTTGCAGATTATTTGATAGCACTATAACTTGCAAAATAGTGCTAACAATTTAACTAGACTCTTATATTAAGTTCTCTCCAGGTTTGAGATGGATATGATTCTATGTAGGATGGCTTCAACTTCTCAGAAGGTAGAGGATTTGCTAGAGAAGGTCCACCACAACAAAAATGAACCGGGAACTCCATTTCAGATTAAAAACTATCTTAATGGTTTGTATCTGCATAAATGTCATTGCAAAATCATGTGGAATTCATAAAAAAGGAAATGGATGGATATTAATATTCTGTTTTCATTTTCAATGCTTCAGATCAAGACTTCAGATGTATTGGACAATTATACGGTGACAATGGGCCGGAAGTTGTTGGTTTTCTATGTGCAAATGCAAGCACTGTGCTTCCTGTGATATCAGCTCGTTTGAAGCAGAAACAAGAGGAAGCATCAAGAAAGCATGCAGAGTTTAATAAAGTCTGGAGTGAAGCTTGTGCGAAGTGCTATCCAAGATCACTTGATCACCGCAGTTTTCAATTCAAACAGCAAGATAGAAGAAATTTGGCATCATCAGGTGTGTTTTAACTCCCAAAACTTATCTAACATCTTAACACTCTTTACAACCTTATCGCATCATTCATGCTATCGAACATCAGAAGGTGCTTCTTGCATATGCAGCACCTCGGAAAGGTGTACGTATTTCTTTCTTCAATGCTGCTCAATAGAGAGCTTGAATCTTTAAGTAGCCAATACTATGTATCTGTTCAGATAAAGAACATTAGGTTGACTTACGTTATGCAGCTTTGTGAAATCATATTCTTAGTTCTTTTAACCTATATAAATGAATGCATATGTCCACTCCAGTGTTCGTCGAGGAACCATGGACTGATTGGAAATTCTCATTAGTTCTTTTCATGGATCACAGGCTGAGATAAAATTTTAAGTTGCTCCAATACATAGATTACAATATCCATAACAGTCTTTGGTTGGATTGGTATTTTACTGCTATATAACGTCACAATGTGCTGTATAATCAATATGCTTATACACTCGTCGTTAGCCCACATATTTATGGCTAATTTACCAGCAAGCTTCCTTTTCATTTAAAATGTAAGACAATAGATAGTCACACGCCTAGATTAATGAAATAGCTTGTGGATTCATAATTTTGCTTACTTCGTGCCCAACAATTGAAATTCTTGTTGTTGGGAATGTACTGCTTGGTATGGATCAGGATACCACCTGAACCAAACGATATGTCTGATACAAACTGTACCACCAATATGATGTAAAAATAAGTGGACCATGCTGCCATAGTTCCATTAATTTTTGTGATACTTCCACCAAAGCTACTTTAGATAGAAGAGCTATTTGGTAACTAATTATCCCTAGATTAATAAGATTaaatgattgtttttatttatttatttatgtaatttAGATTTTCTTGGATTTCTTTATTGCTAATTCAGTGACATATTTTTTCttggatttttatttatttatgtaatttatattttttcttggatttttcttggagtATCATAAGTAGTATTTTGTTGGGCCCTTCCTCGTGCTGTTTCTGTTGCATTTTTTGGAATGATAAGCATACATGTGTAGCTGCCACTCTATCAATCTTGACACACGACAATTTTAAGTAGGAAAAGTAAATGTGCTGTTCATATACTTCTTTCTTAAGTGAAATACTACTGTgattatttttgtttgtttttctcaTTTTACCAATCAAGGATTCTTGACACTTCTGAATTGTTGCTTTGTTCTTATATgctcatttccttttcttttcctgtgCAGTTTTGTTAGATGAATATAGACAAATAAATGAGAGAATGGAGGACAATTTGCTGCTAGAGAGTGTTACTGGGAATGGGCACAGTAGTCCTACTATGGTATTTGAATATGCAGACAGAGAAATCCATGACGTACTTCACAAAATTATGGAATTTTACTGTGGTAACTATTACAACTCAAAAGAGGAAATGGACAATGTCATGAGGATATGGACAACCTTTTTGGAGCCAATATTTGGAGTTTTAACATGGCTCAAGGACACTGAAAGttccaaagaaaaaaaatataattctagAAGTAGTGTGTCAACCTCAGCACATATTGATGTTTCTCTTGGTGCTAAAGGCTTCGTAACACATCTCAACTATTCTCATACCTCAAATGCATCTAATTTTCTCACTCCAATTGGCAAAAAAAATGTCCACAATTTTGAGGTAAGAATTTTCCCTTCATTATCAATTTTAAATCATATAATCTACATTATCCATGTTAGTATATAGACTTTGCCTTAGAAATTTTAGAACCCCAAAGAGATTGCATGTTTCTCTATGCTCCTATGCTAAAAGCTACTAgcaagaatggaagttaattaatcattttatttaattcttaatCTTAGATCAATTAGCAAAGTAGATATATTCTTTGAATTCTTAATTTTATATGATTTTACTCTCGTTTACCAACTAAACTGTTtttcaaggattttttttttttaatctaaaagtAGCTGGGGCCAAAATCATGTTCATTTGAAAAGAGGAagattaaagagggaattaaagcAATAAAGGAGCGAACAATCacctttaaaaaaatgaaaataacacTGATGTAAAAGACTAGAGGGGGATAAAATATGTCAACTTGTTAGAGTGTGATTATTTCTTTAAACCAAACTGACATTTTTTAAGAGCTTGTAGGATTTGTTAGTATGAAATACGTATTCCTTTGTATGTGTGGAGAACAAAACTGTAGAACAAACAGAACAGGCTTGAAATTTTCATAGtccaaagaaaaatataaatttagcAGTGAAGCAAGATCCTTTGACCTATATTGCTGGGTAGTATAATAGAATAACACAACTGAGACAATAAGTTAATAGCACACTTCAATCAACTATTTGTAGGAAATATACATATCATCAAATAAACTATCACAAAACCAAGCACACCAAATTTCACCACAACCATTAGCATCATCAAGTTGTGTTTATCCTAACTATTTGAGATTGACTACATGAATCTTATTCTCCATTAAATTCAATGCAAGTCAATATCGCTAGTAATATCAAACTGGTTTTTCAAAATGCTCAAGTATATAATCCTTAAAATGTCCTAAGATGAGATTAAAAACTTGCCACTGGACTGGGACCAAAGTAAGTGGTTCTCTTATCtgtttcttttctttacttttcttccTCAACTTTGATAGATGAATATAGACATTGAGAGAATGGGGGCAATATGCTATTCAAGAGTGTTATTGGAAATGAACATATTAGTTCTACTATAGTATGTGAACATGCAGACAGAGAAAACCATGCAGATTTCACCTATGGACAAGATTTTTTCAGCCAAATTTTGGAATTTTAACATGACTCCAGGACGCTGAAAGTTCCAAAGAAAAGGAGCATGCTTCTAGAAGTAACGTGTTGTTAGCTTCAGTGTAAATCAATGTTTCTCCTAGAGCTAAGGCTTTGAAAGACGTCTCAACTATTCTAATACTTCAAGCCCATATATTTTCCTTTCTCTAATCAGCAAAGAAAATGTTAAGAGTTTCGAGCTAATAATCTATACTTTATTTAATATTAGTTTTAAGTCTTGTATGTTCTACATTTATTGATGCAGTATATAGACTTTACCTTTGGTTTAAAGCTCCAAACAGATAACAAACTCTTTCTAAGCTATGATGCTACAAGCTACTAGCAAGAATGAAAGTTAATCATTTTCATTAATTCTTATATCGAGTTGAAAAATacacaatttttttattttctgtttctTATTAAATATGCTTCTACTATTGCTGACTGACTGAAATGTtttcaaggatttttttttcataagaagAGTAAAAACATATACCAAGAATTCAAAGAATTTGTGTATTTTCAACTTGATATagcaatttaaaaaattattaatcaaCTTCCATTCTTTCTAGTAGTTTTTAACATAGGAGCTCACAAAAAGATTGCTACCTCTTTAGGCTCTAAAACTTCCAAGGAAAAGACCGTCTATATACTAAAATGGATAAATTAGACAATGAGATTTAGAACTAACATTAACAAAGTGAAATTACTTGTACTGCATTATCTCAACCTACTTGATTTTGTCTAAATGAATAGACAAGAAGAGTTCAAGATGAATTTCTTCTCTGTTTATCTCTTCAACTAATTGCAACTACAGAATATTCTTTTATATGTTAATCCATTTTGTATTAATTCAATTGTAAGTTACAAGTGAATTTATCTTGTAAACAATGTtcatgttttgatttttttttttttttgaaaattataaatCAGTTTCCATTAATGTGAGAATATAACATTTGAAGCACAAGTACTATTAGTGGTCATTGTCTAATATGTCAGTGTCTTCTGTTTCTGCCTCTTGGAACACCAGAAATGGGCGTCTGTTAGGAACAATAGCTGTAGTGATGCAATCCATTTTCATAAGAATGCCCATCCATCCATTGAAATTCCTACTGACTATGAAAGTGAGAGAGAAGAGGGGGAGATATCTCCTGAAATCCATCATGGAGAAGGTAATTTCTTGAATTTTGAAGATTCTGAGATGGAGAAGATTGTTGGATTCAAAAATAGCTCAGAGCTGATCTATCAGGCTGAGGCAAAAGAACGGTCTGGACAGGACAATCTCAATGCTAACAATAACAATGGAAGTGCAGAAAGATATCGAAGTAACATCTCAAAGGTTTATGAGCCAGCTGTAGATGCATCAGTTAGTGAAGATGATGGTGGCAACAATGCTGAGGAATCCTCTTATGAACATAGCGGGAAAAAGAAATGTGCCAATCAAGGTTTTAAAAGTGATAGAAACTGGGTTGTAGAAATGGCTGATGCGGACATGTACAAGGCAGAGGGAACAAGTGAGCCACTTTCAACATTTTTTACTGAAATTTCTAAACCTTTTGCTGAACATTTGCCTAAACAATTGCATGAAGGTAGAGGATCAAGGATCTTCTATGGAAATTCTTCCTTCTATTTGCTTTTTAGGCTTCACCAGGTAAGGGGCATGTTTTTCCAATTCTTCTTAGTTTTTTGCTTGAGCATATATTTTCTTATCATTTTCCAATTTGTTCTTTGGCAGATTTTGTATGATAGAATACTGTCATCGAAGATAAATGCTTCATCAACTGAAACTCAATTGAGAACTCTGAAGAAAGCAAATCCTCCTACTCATTACTCCAAGTAACTGATCATGAACAATTGCTATACTATATATGTTGGTTCAAAAGCCAATTTAATGTATTTACATTGTTTCATAACGTGAGTGCAGATTTAAGAAGGCACTTTACAGTTATCTTAATGGTTCCACAAACAAATCAGAGTTTGAAGACGATTGTTTTGCATTTGTTGGACCTCAATCGTATTTGCTGTCCACATTGGATGTTTTGTTATCTAAACTCGCGAAACAGGTCGAATATGCGAAATTCTAGGATTTGCAAATCAATTTGTTTTCTTCTCAATGGCTTGGCTTTTGCATCCTTCTTTCAGCTACAAGAAGTCGCATCCAATAAGAAGGAAAACAAGTTCCTTCAGCTTTATGCATACGAAAACTCCAGAAGACAATCCAGTGAGCTAATTTATCTCCGAAATGCTTGCGCCATTCATCACGGGGACATATTCAGATTTACATGTGTACGTTCTCATGACCATCTTTTGACTCTCAAGTTGGACATCATgatcaattttttatttaatcaacTACATtgctctaagtttttttttttcaatcgattAGTCTCATATCTCCTCAAATTACTATATTTTGTTTAATTTACACGATTATTAACATAATGTAGGAATTTATTGAATGCAAAATAGCTTCTCATTGCTTTTCTCTTTTTTGCAGTCTATGAATCCTACCAAGTTAACAATACAGTTGGCGGAACACCCATCTAAGGAATCTGAAACAACTACAGTTTCTAAAGAAACTAATTTTGAAACTTACGTTCATAATCACATTCTTAAGAGCGATCCTGAGAGAAAGGAAATGAGAAAACATTTCCTTAATAGGTAACCTTTTCTAATAACAATTTGTGAGTTTTTCTAAATTGACTAGTATTTTACGGATTTCGTTGGACTTCAGAAATATACCCAAATCCAAATCCAGTTGTAAAAATCAGATGGTCAACGGTCTTTCACTCAAGACGTTCAATTCTTCTCCCAAGGTACGTAGCTTAAATTTCCAACCAACACCTACTTTTATCACATACTTATTTGGAGCGATATATACAGATTTATTATGAGATGGGAACAGAGGACTGCCACATCAAGCGAAAGAAGAAGAAACCATCCTCCTCCAATGATTCTTCATCTTTCAATCGTGCGACATCGAGTTCTTCACGTGTAAAAACGTCTTAGGAGGTTTCTCTTAAAGCATTTGAATTAGTCCCCAGTCATACGATAGTTCAAGTTTCTTTGTCTTTGGCTGCTTTAGCTATGACATGAGCAGGTGCCCAATACTACTACTAGTAAGAGCAAAATGTAACATAGTAGGCAGATTATCAGAAGCACAGGATTCCTTACTAATTGTAGCATTTTGATAAAATTATATGGGCATAGAATCTTATTGATTTCACATGTAGTTCAATCGTTGTATGTATATCCTATCTTGATTACTTAGGAAATACACTGTCTCTTGGGGTATCTCCAATGAGAGATATTTGAAGGAGATATTTCTCTAAATATCCCTCCTCTCAAATGCCCCCTATTATGGGAGATATTTGAGAGATGAATAAAAATCACTGAACATATTTTATTTTAGGTGGCATGCAAATGGATCCCATAAGAGACAATCATTACTTTATtgagatattttattatataatttgagaTATTTGAAAGTAAGATATTTGATAGGTGGAATCTATAAATATTTGGTTGAGGAGATATTTGATTGTGAGATCTAGAATGAGTTTGGtccaagttatcatgtataaccttagttatgtgattaccaagttaTCACATAACTAAAGTTACGGTggataaaacataaccaaatattatttggtTTAACCTAAGTAATACAACAAAAAtttttgtttgaaggttttaataaataacctagtttaatattttactatattacccttagttacaaaaccaatcatatattactattattatttaaactctacgttttgtttttattttttctttttcacgtttttttatgtttattttattttctttttatttaaaaaaaaaattaaagtttttaaaatatttttacgtttttttgtttttttattttttatttttttatttttatttttttttatttttatttttatgtttttaattttttatgttttttatttttaaatttttctattttttatatatttttaaaattttgtacgttttttattaatttttttacgtttttttattttttattttacttttttctattattttttctatttttctttttttatcacatttttatCTTATTTGAatgtattttgggtaaaaaaaatttcgttaaccctggaatcaagaaaaatcttaattttatgaGATTTTCCGGTTCCGAGTTCCATACCCCTTTTGCTGACATATcgagcatggaacattactcgagaatcatcgattacctaaactaaataggattttcgttgataaccttgaATGGATAACCAAAGTTATTAAGGATAATTCTCAACCAAACGCATCATATACTTGATTGATGATGTGAACATAGGGATCAcaaatatttaagaaaaaaatttagtatTATTGTGAAGGCTCCTACCACCACACTTATTGCATCCAAAATTGTAGAAAattgaattaataatatttcagtgattcaaatttaattagaatttagtTTTAGGCATCTCTAATCGTAAAGCTGGTTGTTCTTTTCATAAAAGCGTTGCATACGTAACCTTAGttgatttattaaattttaatcgcCGAACctgatttctttaaatttatcaaatattCTTAAGACAAATAATGAATAAAAGCAGGTCTAAAAAGGTGGTGGGTGGACAAGGACTCGTACGCTTGGGAAGCAAAAGTATAAGAGCAGGTAAATGTGAATTTTTCTTCGATAAGAAAACCCCAAATCCACGTAACTAGAAGAAAATTTCTAGTTCATGGGAAAAATAGAATCCTTAACAACCTCAGCTTGGCTTCCAATGAGCAAAGTGTCCAAATTccgaaagaaaataaagtttatTCGCCGCTGTTCATTgccttattagattttttttgctCTCCTACTTGGAGTTTCCCTCAGTGCCTGAAGTGTCGAACGTTCGTGAAGAGAAGTGAAACTCCATATTTGTTACAACAGTCTACAGCATCTCCATCTTTTATGCTCCCTCCAGGTTGTGCAATGACTCCGATGCCATTCTTGCATGCCTCTTCGACGGCGTCGTTCCAAGCTGCCGATGCGGTAACTCCACGTTAATAATAAACCTCAGAGAGAAAGGTTATCCAAATATAGGCAACGGAAACTAAACAGTTGAAGCTCGCAGAAGTTATCTGTTAAGAAACCGGAAGCAGCATCTGAGTCCAAGTATTCTTACCAAATGGGAAGAAGGCATCACTGGCCAATGCAGCTCCTTTTGCCGCTTCTCCGGCTTTTCTAAAAGCAATCCTTAGGCTTTCCAGTCGATTCGGCTGCCCACTACCCATTCCCAACATGCAATTATCCTGCAAAAAGAGATCACTTGGCACTTCATCTGAATGATCATGGACGGCAAGGCAACAAACCATAAGATTTGACAATATTACCATACTATGAAGTATGAAGTTTATATGTAAGAACAAACAGTTGCAAATTCTCAGAAATGATACTTTGGTCAATTGTCAGTCTCCTTTACTATTTTGCTTCAAATAAGAATTAGTAGATTGACTATTAATTATTTGGTCAAGCAAAAAGATGTTccagaaaaaaaagagaaagatggCCACTATTATTTAAGGTTTACACCAGCTATTACTGAAATTGTACTACCCACTCAAGAATCAGTTATTATAAATATACCAGATTTTAAAGCAAATTGATTTTGAACAATCCAATGAAAATGAAATATTATCAAATTGCTTCAACACTAAAAGAATGGTGGTTGAAATACAAAAGCGTAATTGCACGAACAAGTTTATAATTGACAAATGAAAACTGACATTGCTGAAGTTCCACCGACCCAAAATGACTATAAATTAAGCTATCTATGAAACTCATGGATCATTCCTACAAGCCAACTTAGGGAGCACGCTACCTATGGTCTAAAATGCTTGGTGAGAATTCAACAACTTGCATATAAAGCCAATTGCAATAACACTTCAATGAGGTTTTTGCCAACTCATAGACAAGCTACTTCCCCAAGATTACCATTATGTAAACATGATAGAGGATTCCTTTTTGTTCTTATCCGGACTAGAACCGTTGCACACTTCATAACAAATTGGCATAATGATGCTAGCATAGCAGCATCTTTCACAATGCCAACTCATGCCAAAAGTGTAAAAAATATCCAGGCACCTTTTGACCTGCCAACACCT contains:
- the LOC121994948 gene encoding paired amphipathic helix protein Sin3-like 1 — encoded protein: MDAAHDREPKRCRNSINEKPDSRYAKKYLMVLAHSLEVEEYQKFLKIMLDFRDKRNNQVECVKKVKTLLQGKPDLFLGFQDFLPKSLDAKDRRTCDKMPDCWDALNFIRKIKNRFSDNDHNYSCFLELLNMYHTRRMSINEVYQEVMILFQDHDDLVEEFNYFLFNCSKGVSFSHESSQGLIGQTSTDDSGGKKMFQIKSYTHLQDLEHIERTKQIQRSDEISKGYPFSNTCIQHETNLNSSMLHSDEEAHIPIMEKDTLMDMGGKLSGSVSIKGKYLGVDPLSKGADVYVDNTSFDEEKCQPIRENFSNCQRYDTSYCFLPNNYPVPRASYMTELDASVLNDRLVSVPSKSENCTSKFMHRNKYEKCLFRCDDERFEMDMILCRMASTSQKVEDLLEKVHHNKNEPGTPFQIKNYLNDQDFRCIGQLYGDNGPEVVGFLCANASTVLPVISARLKQKQEEASRKHAEFNKVWSEACAKCYPRSLDHRSFQFKQQDRRNLASSVLLDEYRQINERMEDNLLLESVTGNGHSSPTMVFEYADREIHDVLHKIMEFYCGNYYNSKEEMDNVMRIWTTFLEPIFGVLTWLKDTESSKEKKYNSRSSVSTSAHIDVSLGAKGFVTHLNYSHTSNASNFLTPIGKKNVHNFEKWASVRNNSCSDAIHFHKNAHPSIEIPTDYESEREEGEISPEIHHGEGNFLNFEDSEMEKIVGFKNSSELIYQAEAKERSGQDNLNANNNNGSAERYRSNISKVYEPAVDASVSEDDGGNNAEESSYEHSGKKKCANQGFKSDRNWVVEMADADMYKAEGTSRGSRIFYGNSSFYLLFRLHQILYDRILSSKINASSTETQLRTLKKANPPTHYSKFKKALYSYLNGSTNKSEFEDDCFAFVGPQSYLLSTLDVLLSKLAKQLQEVASNKKENKFLQLYAYENSRRQSSELIYLRNACAIHHGDIFRFTCSMNPTKLTIQLAEHPSKESETTTVSKETNFETYVHNHILKSDPERKEMRKHFLNRNIPKSKSSCKNQMVNGLSLKTFNSSPKIYYEMGTEDCHIKRKKKKPSSSNDSSSFNRATSSSSRVKTS